One Rhodospirillaceae bacterium genomic region harbors:
- a CDS encoding UDP-2,3-diacylglucosamine pyrophosphatase, giving the protein MERILRELFADQNLIVRPKLGIIAGGGELVNELCSACSHSGRQYFVVGIKGNADPGKLQGTPHKIIRLGAIGELLSELKRQAVKEIVMVGSIKRPSWQEVRPDLRAMKLLPRFLSGRQGDGDVLKIAITELEKEGFRVVGVEQVLPGLLTPVGNIGRYSPSPQVRKDIAVGLSVATAIGDLDIGQAVVVQQGLILGIEAAEGTDCLISRCGLLSKAGEKGTLIKVRKSFQDPRADLPTIGPYTIKRVQESGLGGIALQACASLIVQRRKVIELADKYGIFLIGVNTNNREPQ; this is encoded by the coding sequence CTGGAGCGGATACTTCGAGAGCTATTTGCCGACCAAAATTTAATCGTGCGGCCTAAATTAGGTATAATTGCCGGAGGTGGCGAGTTAGTTAACGAGCTGTGCTCCGCTTGTAGTCATTCCGGACGTCAGTATTTTGTTGTTGGCATTAAGGGCAATGCAGATCCGGGTAAGCTACAAGGAACTCCTCATAAAATTATTCGTTTGGGAGCTATTGGGGAGCTACTTTCTGAACTCAAAAGGCAAGCAGTCAAGGAAATAGTAATGGTGGGCTCAATAAAGCGCCCAAGCTGGCAGGAGGTCCGGCCAGATTTACGAGCCATGAAGCTACTGCCACGATTTTTATCAGGCAGACAAGGAGATGGGGATGTCCTGAAGATCGCAATTACGGAGTTGGAGAAGGAAGGTTTCCGTGTGGTTGGAGTTGAACAAGTGTTGCCTGGTTTATTGACTCCCGTTGGGAATATAGGTCGGTATTCCCCATCCCCCCAAGTGCGGAAAGACATTGCCGTAGGATTGAGCGTCGCTACAGCCATAGGTGATTTGGATATTGGGCAAGCAGTTGTGGTTCAGCAAGGTTTGATTTTAGGCATAGAAGCTGCAGAAGGAACAGATTGCCTTATCTCTAGGTGTGGTTTGTTATCCAAAGCTGGGGAAAAAGGAACCTTGATAAAGGTAAGAAAGTCCTTTCAGGATCCAAGAGCTGACCTCCCCACCATAGGCCCATACACCATAAAAAGAGTTCAAGAATCTGGGCTCGGGGGAATTGCACTGCAAGCATGCGCCTCCCTTATAGTTCAACGTAGGAAAGTTATTGAACTTGCAGATAAATATGGCATTTTTCTTATAGGCGTAAATACAAATAATAGGGAACCCCAATAA
- a CDS encoding repressor LexA produces MLTRKQQRLLTYIVERLDLDGVSPSFEEMKSFLGLRSKSGVHRLVKALEERGFIERLPNRARALRVKTHPRDNLIISQSGQRTVLDVVNRGKSPKIVKGNFPGRGAAKNSVDLSESQVTTVPLLGRIAAGTPIEALQNPGNHITLPDNLNSDKDHYALEVSGDSMTGVGIMDGDIVIIEKCETADNGSIIVALIQEQEATLKRLRRKGNSVALESANPSYETRIFGPEQVKIQGILRALLRKY; encoded by the coding sequence TTGCTTACTCGAAAACAACAACGACTTCTAACTTATATCGTCGAACGGCTGGATTTAGACGGGGTTTCTCCATCTTTTGAAGAAATGAAATCATTTTTAGGTTTACGCTCTAAGTCAGGGGTTCATCGCCTTGTAAAGGCCCTAGAGGAAAGAGGGTTTATTGAAAGATTGCCAAACAGGGCTCGCGCCTTACGTGTAAAAACGCACCCAAGGGATAATTTAATAATATCGCAATCGGGCCAAAGAACTGTTCTGGATGTTGTTAATCGGGGAAAATCCCCTAAAATTGTAAAAGGAAACTTTCCTGGTCGCGGAGCGGCAAAAAATAGCGTTGATCTATCAGAAAGTCAGGTTACCACTGTACCGCTTCTGGGGCGGATTGCAGCTGGGACTCCGATAGAGGCCCTGCAAAACCCTGGAAACCATATTACCCTCCCCGACAACTTGAACTCTGATAAAGATCATTACGCCCTTGAGGTGTCAGGCGACTCTATGACGGGGGTCGGTATCATGGATGGCGATATAGTAATTATTGAAAAGTGTGAAACAGCCGACAATGGCTCTATTATTGTAGCTCTTATTCAAGAGCAGGAGGCTACCCTTAAACGATTAAGGCGAAAAGGTAATTCGGTTGCTCTAGAATCGGCGAATCCATCCTACGAAACCAGAATATTCGGTCCTGAACAGGTAAAGATTCAAGGTATTTTAAGAGCTCTTCTAAGAAAATATTAA
- the gloA gene encoding lactoylglutathione lyase yields the protein MTSINARILHTMLRVKNLEASIEFYTKTLGMTLLRRQDFQTGRFTLAFLGYGPEESGAVIELTHNWDQEIAYDVGTGYGHIALGVPDINSVCRHLRESGAKIIREPGPMKHGTTIIAFIEDPDGYQLELIEK from the coding sequence ATGACCAGTATAAATGCTCGCATACTACATACTATGTTGCGTGTCAAAAACTTGGAGGCTTCAATCGAGTTTTATACCAAAACTCTTGGAATGACTCTTTTAAGACGCCAAGATTTCCAAACAGGACGTTTTACACTAGCATTTTTAGGCTATGGACCGGAGGAGTCGGGTGCAGTCATAGAACTCACCCATAACTGGGACCAGGAAATAGCATATGATGTTGGTACAGGCTATGGGCATATTGCCCTTGGGGTTCCAGACATAAATTCAGTATGTCGCCATCTCCGTGAGAGCGGTGCTAAAATAATTCGGGAACCAGGTCCCATGAAACATGGAACCACCATCATCGCATTTATTGAAGATCCAGATGGTTACCAACTAGAATTGATAGAGAAGTAA
- the trpD gene encoding anthranilate phosphoribosyltransferase, translating to MTGDLKPLLAKLATGCSLDEREAYTAFDIVMSGSATPSQIGALCMAMRVRGETVEEIAGAAKTMRHKALTIESPEGAVDTAGTGGDGMRTYNVSTASAILAAACGVPVAKHGNKAMSSKSGSADVLSSLGVNVYAPMELVRESLWHHNIGFFMAPRHHDAMRHVAPTRTELGTRTIFNLLGPLSNPANTKRQLVGVFDQKWCRPLAEVFGKLGAKHVWVVHGMDGMDELTISGPSYVSCYNNGEIIDFEVKPEDANLKSQDIQQLRGGDPLTNSKAILDLLEGKKSTYQDVVLLNTAATLIVGGKVKTLSEGVEVAVGAIYSGKAKETLKQLIKTSNKKLSEKA from the coding sequence TTGACCGGTGATCTTAAGCCGCTTTTGGCTAAACTAGCGACTGGCTGCTCCTTAGATGAAAGAGAGGCCTACACAGCGTTCGACATAGTTATGTCAGGGTCTGCCACCCCGAGCCAAATTGGTGCTCTTTGTATGGCGATGCGTGTCCGTGGAGAGACAGTTGAAGAAATAGCTGGGGCAGCCAAAACCATGCGGCATAAGGCTCTAACCATCGAATCTCCTGAAGGCGCAGTGGACACGGCGGGTACCGGTGGCGATGGAATGAGAACATATAATGTATCTACTGCATCGGCTATCTTAGCTGCTGCCTGCGGTGTACCTGTCGCGAAGCACGGGAATAAAGCTATGTCTTCTAAATCGGGATCAGCCGATGTGCTAAGCAGTCTTGGTGTTAATGTGTACGCGCCAATGGAATTGGTTCGTGAAAGTTTGTGGCACCACAATATAGGTTTTTTTATGGCACCCCGACACCATGATGCAATGAGGCATGTAGCTCCGACCCGGACTGAACTTGGTACCCGCACAATCTTTAACCTTCTTGGACCACTTTCAAATCCAGCCAATACCAAAAGACAGTTGGTTGGAGTATTTGATCAGAAATGGTGCCGGCCGTTGGCGGAGGTTTTCGGAAAGTTAGGAGCCAAACACGTCTGGGTTGTTCATGGTATGGATGGTATGGATGAGTTGACAATTTCAGGCCCTTCATATGTGTCCTGTTACAACAATGGTGAAATTATTGATTTTGAGGTTAAACCAGAAGATGCAAACCTAAAGTCTCAAGACATCCAACAACTAAGAGGAGGAGATCCTTTAACAAACTCAAAAGCCATTCTAGACTTGCTGGAGGGAAAAAAGAGCACCTATCAAGATGTCGTGCTCCTAAATACAGCCGCAACACTCATAGTGGGTGGAAAGGTGAAAACCTTATCGGAGGGAGTTGAGGTCGCTGTTGGAGCGATTTATTCCGGGAAAGCCAAAGAAACCCTAAAACAACTAATCAAAACATCAAATAAAAAGCTTTCGGAGAAAGCTTAA
- a CDS encoding indole-3-glycerol-phosphate synthase, whose amino-acid sequence MPNVLAEICAEKRRWIAASKNRYSENYLLQHLGSSDPPRSFADALKDKVAVTGVGLVTELKKASPSRGLIRNEFTPSQLAVDYHKGGAACLSVLTDKPYFQGCNEHLVEARSAVEIPVLRKDFIIDPYQVIESRALGADCILLIMAALEDHQCQELTTCAEELKLDILIEIHDAEELSRALKIKGSFLIGINNRDLKTLEVDLKNTEELAPKVPKNYEIICESGISNFADIQRVRAIGVSRFLVGESLMRQQNLTEATKVLLGKKQEEL is encoded by the coding sequence ATGCCTAATGTATTAGCCGAAATATGTGCCGAGAAAAGAAGGTGGATTGCCGCTTCTAAAAACAGGTATTCCGAGAACTATTTATTACAACATCTAGGATCCTCGGATCCGCCCCGAAGTTTCGCTGATGCTCTAAAGGACAAGGTTGCAGTGACCGGTGTGGGACTCGTGACAGAATTAAAAAAAGCTTCGCCTAGCAGGGGGCTTATTAGAAACGAATTTACGCCAAGTCAATTGGCGGTAGATTACCACAAAGGCGGTGCAGCCTGTCTTTCTGTATTAACAGACAAGCCTTACTTTCAAGGTTGTAATGAACACCTTGTCGAAGCCCGTTCTGCAGTAGAAATTCCCGTTCTTAGAAAAGATTTCATAATTGATCCGTACCAAGTAATAGAATCCCGGGCTTTGGGAGCTGACTGCATCCTTTTAATAATGGCAGCCCTGGAAGATCATCAGTGCCAGGAATTAACCACTTGTGCTGAGGAACTCAAACTCGATATTTTGATTGAAATTCACGATGCTGAGGAGTTGTCGAGGGCTCTAAAAATTAAAGGAAGTTTCTTAATAGGAATTAATAATAGGGATCTCAAAACCTTAGAAGTAGATCTTAAAAATACAGAGGAGTTAGCTCCAAAAGTACCTAAAAACTATGAAATAATTTGCGAAAGTGGTATCTCTAATTTTGCAGACATTCAACGGGTCCGCGCTATTGGAGTATCTCGATTCTTGGTGGGCGAAAGCCTCATGCGTCAACAAAACTTAACCGAAGCCACGAAAGTGTTACTTGGAAAAAAACAAGAAGAACTCTAA
- a CDS encoding glutamate--tRNA ligase: MSVITRFAPSPTGFLHIGGARTALFNWLFARHHEGKFLLRIEDTDKQRSTQEAILEIQKGLNWLGLTWDNEIIFQSANEARHREMANYLLENDLAYKCFSTPEELAEMRLRARTEGGQQGYNGYWRDKGPEDWPSGVSPTIRFKSPETGETRINDQVQGEVIIKNSQLDDMVILRSDGTPTYILAAVVDDHDMQVSHIIRGDDHLVNAARQSQLYNAFGWNIPIYAHIPLIHGSDGSKLSKRHGALAVSSYKDKGFLPESLQNYLLRLGWSHGDHEIITMSQAITWFNLKQVGKSAARFNLDKLENLNSYYLQKLPTSRALDIIVSGLSKKLGRSVTKKQKECLKLGVPGLLSRAKTIANLVASAQFYVAQRPIPLDEKAKKALLQPGLSAILNKLMPILEKNKEWEASNIESEMRDLAEQSGVKLGSLAQPLRVAVTGTTVSPSVFEVLMALGKEESMARISDIQKIVSK, from the coding sequence ATGTCAGTAATAACTAGATTTGCTCCATCGCCCACTGGATTTCTTCATATTGGTGGTGCTCGCACGGCTTTGTTTAATTGGCTGTTTGCACGTCATCATGAAGGTAAATTTTTACTTCGGATAGAGGATACTGATAAACAACGTTCAACCCAAGAAGCAATTTTGGAAATTCAGAAAGGATTGAATTGGTTGGGTCTAACATGGGACAACGAAATTATTTTTCAATCTGCCAACGAAGCCCGCCATCGTGAAATGGCCAACTATTTGCTTGAGAATGATTTAGCCTATAAATGCTTCTCGACACCAGAAGAACTGGCTGAGATGCGTTTACGGGCAAGGACTGAAGGTGGTCAACAAGGCTACAATGGATATTGGAGAGATAAAGGGCCTGAAGATTGGCCATCAGGTGTGTCCCCTACTATTAGGTTCAAGTCTCCCGAAACTGGCGAAACTAGAATTAATGATCAGGTTCAAGGAGAGGTAATTATTAAGAATTCTCAGCTCGACGACATGGTCATCCTCAGGAGCGATGGTACACCAACATATATTCTTGCTGCAGTGGTCGATGACCATGATATGCAGGTCAGCCACATAATTAGAGGAGACGACCATCTGGTCAACGCCGCGCGGCAGTCACAACTGTATAATGCATTTGGCTGGAATATTCCCATTTATGCTCATATTCCACTTATTCATGGTTCAGACGGTTCGAAATTATCCAAAAGGCATGGTGCTCTTGCTGTAAGTTCCTACAAGGACAAGGGGTTTCTCCCGGAATCTTTGCAAAACTACCTCCTCCGACTAGGTTGGTCCCATGGAGACCACGAAATTATAACAATGTCCCAAGCAATTACATGGTTTAACTTGAAGCAGGTTGGTAAAAGCGCGGCAAGATTTAACCTGGATAAGCTTGAAAATCTAAATTCCTATTATCTTCAGAAACTACCAACTTCGAGAGCACTTGATATTATAGTAAGCGGGCTTTCCAAAAAACTTGGACGGAGTGTGACTAAGAAACAAAAAGAATGTCTAAAACTCGGAGTGCCTGGCTTATTATCTCGTGCTAAAACTATTGCGAATCTCGTTGCTAGCGCACAGTTCTACGTGGCCCAACGACCTATTCCACTTGACGAAAAAGCTAAGAAAGCTCTTCTCCAACCAGGTCTCAGTGCGATCTTAAACAAATTAATGCCCATACTTGAAAAAAATAAAGAATGGGAAGCATCAAATATTGAATCAGAAATGCGTGATTTAGCGGAACAATCTGGCGTTAAACTCGGTTCGCTAGCCCAACCTCTCCGAGTTGCTGTTACTGGAACAACTGTGTCTCCAAGTGTATTTGAAGTACTTATGGCTTTGGGCAAAGAAGAATCTATGGCTAGGATCTCCGACATCCAAAAGATCGTTTCAAAGTGA
- the moaC gene encoding cyclic pyranopterin monophosphate synthase MoaC, with protein MDKLNHFDSDGKAIMIDVGAKAITERIASAEANIVMSSETLLMIKEGEHKKGDVLGVARLAGIMAAKKTSALIPLCHPLALTSITVDLECIPEENLVKILSTCKLSGQTGVEMEALTSASVAALTIYDMCKSVDRSMKITNVRLLHKSGGKSGTFFA; from the coding sequence ATGGATAAACTGAACCACTTTGATTCTGACGGAAAAGCAATCATGATTGACGTTGGGGCTAAGGCAATCACCGAAAGAATAGCTTCGGCTGAAGCAAATATTGTAATGTCTTCCGAGACTTTATTAATGATAAAAGAGGGTGAACACAAAAAAGGCGATGTGTTAGGAGTGGCACGATTGGCCGGCATAATGGCTGCAAAAAAGACCAGCGCTCTAATTCCCTTATGCCATCCTTTGGCATTAACCTCGATTACCGTTGATTTAGAATGTATCCCTGAAGAAAATTTAGTTAAAATACTGTCGACATGTAAGTTAAGCGGCCAAACAGGCGTAGAGATGGAGGCACTAACGTCAGCTTCCGTTGCTGCCTTGACCATATACGATATGTGTAAATCCGTCGATCGCTCAATGAAAATCACAAACGTGCGCCTATTGCATAAATCCGGAGGAAAATCCGGTACCTTTTTTGCTTAA
- a CDS encoding molybdopterin molybdenumtransferase MoeA has translation MISVQEAKEKIITSFSELPAEDISLDMALGRVLAKTLVARRTQPPCDLSSMDGYAVRCGDFSKLPHDLRCIGEAPAGTMFEGNVGPGETVRIFTGGPIPSGADAVVLQEDTNANDEFITINEKPTPGQYIRRAGLDFSAGVDQLLPGRFLRVRDIGLAAAMNHPWVSVRRRPLITILATGDEIVRPGEPLSQNQIVSSNSICLKAFVENCGATGINLGIANDDTLALDRMIGGAIGSDLLITTGGISVGDYDLVRQALVSKGLTVDFWKVAMRPGKPVMFGKFGQVPVLGLPGNPVSALVCSLIFVKPIIEKLLGIVEPNIGKSYATLTTPLPANDQRQDYLRAKLNSEKDGTLFVTPFPKQDSSMVSLLASSDCLIVRAPRARAAVEGERVEIMTFPKGNAAV, from the coding sequence ATGATTAGTGTTCAAGAAGCCAAAGAAAAAATAATAACATCGTTCTCTGAGCTCCCTGCAGAGGATATTAGCTTAGACATGGCATTGGGTCGGGTATTAGCGAAAACGTTGGTTGCTCGACGCACCCAACCCCCTTGTGATCTATCATCAATGGATGGATATGCAGTTAGATGCGGTGACTTTTCTAAACTTCCTCACGATCTTCGTTGTATAGGTGAAGCACCTGCTGGAACTATGTTTGAAGGAAATGTTGGCCCTGGAGAAACGGTCCGCATATTTACAGGTGGCCCTATACCATCCGGAGCAGATGCGGTGGTGCTGCAAGAAGATACAAACGCGAATGATGAGTTCATAACCATAAATGAAAAGCCGACGCCCGGGCAATATATCAGGAGGGCCGGACTAGATTTTTCCGCAGGCGTTGATCAGCTTTTGCCAGGACGCTTTTTAAGAGTCCGCGACATTGGATTAGCCGCTGCCATGAACCATCCTTGGGTTTCGGTTCGCCGTCGCCCTTTGATTACTATCTTGGCTACTGGAGATGAAATTGTTCGCCCAGGAGAGCCATTAAGCCAAAACCAGATTGTTAGTTCGAATTCTATTTGTCTCAAGGCATTTGTTGAAAATTGTGGAGCGACTGGGATAAACCTGGGCATAGCTAATGACGACACTTTAGCTTTAGATAGAATGATAGGGGGGGCGATAGGTTCAGATTTGCTGATTACAACTGGGGGAATCTCCGTTGGCGACTACGATTTAGTTCGGCAAGCCCTAGTCTCAAAAGGCCTAACTGTGGATTTTTGGAAAGTTGCAATGCGTCCAGGAAAACCTGTAATGTTCGGAAAATTTGGGCAGGTACCTGTTTTAGGCCTGCCAGGAAATCCCGTCTCAGCATTAGTCTGCTCTTTAATTTTTGTTAAACCAATTATTGAGAAATTGTTAGGCATCGTGGAACCTAATATAGGAAAATCCTATGCCACTCTTACTACCCCCCTGCCGGCCAATGATCAAAGACAGGATTATTTACGGGCAAAACTTAATTCTGAGAAAGATGGTACTTTATTCGTTACACCTTTCCCCAAACAAGATAGTTCCATGGTATCATTATTAGCATCCTCTGACTGCCTGATTGTAAGGGCTCCGAGAGCCAGGGCGGCCGTGGAAGGCGAACGTGTCGAGATTATGACCTTCCCAAAAGGAAATGCTGCAGTTTGA
- the lpxB gene encoding lipid-A-disaccharide synthase: MIISKESEKRVFLVAGEPSGDQLGGGLMASLKKQCGERLSFWGVGGEQMTSNGLKSLFPMSDLSVMGLVEILPRVSVLRKRLKDTAEEIRRVNPDVLVTIDSPGFNFRLIELLQDLNFPKIHYVAPTVWAWRPSRAKKMSKFYDHLMVLLPFEPQYFNYGNMKCTFVGHPVTEELPDGLGVEFRAKHNISDKVVLGLFPGSRKAEVLRMLPIFEKTVKRLLVNFPDLEIVITTIPYLSPLVSSMTSAWHINVILIDSFSDRKGAQKACDVALAASGTITTELAAAKVPVVVGYKVAPITAFVARRLLKVSHVSLLNIATGRRILPEFLQGECSPMRLSDAITKLLVDRVRRQKQISEQLLALKELNSGTDGGYSKAASVVRDAVLAPK, from the coding sequence ATAATCATATCTAAAGAATCAGAAAAACGAGTTTTCTTGGTAGCTGGGGAACCCTCAGGGGATCAGTTGGGGGGAGGCCTAATGGCATCCTTGAAAAAACAGTGTGGAGAACGTTTATCATTCTGGGGCGTTGGTGGCGAACAAATGACTTCAAATGGTCTAAAGAGTTTGTTCCCGATGTCTGATTTATCTGTAATGGGGCTTGTGGAGATCTTGCCACGAGTTTCTGTTCTGCGGAAAAGGCTAAAGGATACTGCTGAAGAAATCCGAAGGGTTAACCCTGATGTTTTAGTTACTATAGACTCTCCAGGATTCAATTTTAGGTTGATTGAATTACTTCAAGATCTAAATTTTCCTAAAATCCATTATGTTGCGCCAACTGTTTGGGCGTGGCGACCATCTCGCGCTAAAAAGATGTCTAAGTTTTATGATCATTTAATGGTCCTCCTTCCCTTTGAGCCGCAATACTTTAACTATGGGAATATGAAATGCACCTTCGTTGGACATCCTGTCACTGAAGAGTTACCAGATGGATTGGGTGTAGAGTTTAGGGCGAAACATAACATATCAGACAAGGTCGTATTGGGCCTATTCCCTGGAAGCCGCAAGGCCGAGGTCTTGCGGATGCTTCCGATTTTTGAGAAAACAGTCAAACGGCTTTTAGTGAATTTTCCTGACTTAGAAATCGTAATAACAACCATTCCATATCTCAGTCCTCTCGTCAGTTCTATGACAAGCGCTTGGCATATAAATGTTATCTTGATTGATTCCTTTTCGGACCGAAAGGGCGCCCAAAAAGCGTGCGACGTGGCCTTGGCTGCCTCCGGAACAATCACTACAGAATTGGCAGCAGCCAAGGTACCCGTGGTTGTTGGATATAAAGTTGCACCAATTACAGCTTTTGTCGCACGCCGATTGCTTAAGGTTTCACACGTTTCACTACTCAACATCGCTACAGGCAGAAGAATATTGCCAGAGTTTTTGCAAGGGGAGTGTAGCCCCATGAGGCTATCTGATGCCATAACTAAATTATTGGTCGACAGAGTGAGAAGACAAAAACAAATTTCTGAACAATTACTTGCCTTGAAAGAGTTAAATAGTGGAACTGACGGTGGTTATTCCAAAGCAGCTTCCGTTGTGAGGGATGCTGTTTTAGCACCCAAATAA
- a CDS encoding acyl-[acyl-carrier-protein]--UDP-N-acetylglucosamine O-acyltransferase: MTSFSSEKVIAAGSIHETAIVDEKAQIHSSVIIGPYSVVGPNVVLEDGCRIEPHVVIGGNTKFGSNNHIFPFASIGLQPQDLKYKGEQSTLEIGSGNVIREHVTMNPGTGGGGMVTRVGNHCLFMVGAHVAHDCHVGDNVILANNATLAGHVEVGDFAILGGLSAIHQFVRIGRHAMIGGMSGVENDVIPYGSAMGNRAHLSGLNVVGLKRRGFSREAIHEMRKAYRLLFAEEGTMSERMEDVLESFGEVEPVMEIIQFIQSGADTSRAICRPKFNRAA; this comes from the coding sequence ATGACATCATTCTCTTCAGAGAAAGTCATAGCTGCAGGCAGCATTCATGAAACGGCGATTGTCGATGAAAAAGCGCAAATCCATTCATCTGTGATTATTGGTCCCTACTCAGTTGTGGGTCCGAATGTGGTGCTTGAAGATGGCTGTCGCATCGAACCGCACGTAGTCATAGGCGGCAATACAAAATTTGGATCCAATAACCATATATTTCCATTTGCGTCTATAGGTCTCCAGCCGCAAGATCTGAAGTATAAGGGTGAGCAATCAACTCTTGAGATTGGATCAGGGAATGTCATAAGGGAACACGTTACTATGAACCCCGGAACGGGGGGAGGCGGAATGGTTACCCGAGTTGGCAACCATTGTCTTTTTATGGTTGGAGCGCACGTGGCTCATGATTGTCATGTCGGTGATAACGTAATACTTGCAAATAATGCGACCTTGGCAGGCCACGTTGAAGTTGGTGACTTTGCTATTTTAGGTGGGTTAAGCGCAATTCACCAATTCGTTCGAATTGGTAGGCACGCTATGATTGGCGGTATGTCCGGCGTAGAAAATGATGTGATTCCCTACGGTTCCGCGATGGGTAACCGAGCACATTTATCGGGTTTGAATGTCGTAGGATTAAAACGTAGAGGATTCTCTCGCGAAGCTATACACGAAATGCGTAAAGCATATCGTCTTCTATTTGCTGAAGAAGGTACAATGAGTGAACGCATGGAGGATGTTTTAGAAAGTTTTGGCGAAGTTGAACCGGTAATGGAAATAATCCAATTCATCCAATCTGGAGCGGATACTTCGAGAGCTATTTGCCGACCAAAATTTAATCGTGCGGCCTAA
- the gltA gene encoding citrate (Si)-synthase (type II enzyme; in Escherichia coli this enzyme forms a trimer of dimers which is allosterically inhibited by NADH and competitively inhibited by alpha-ketoglutarate; allosteric inhibition is lost when Cys206 is chemically modified which also affects hexamer formation; forms oxaloacetate and acetyl-CoA and water from citrate and coenzyme A; functions in TCA cycle, glyoxylate cycle and respiration; enzyme from Helicobacter pylori is not inhibited by NADH) — protein sequence MPDNKTNRADYTLTLTDKKSGKDFELPVLMGTMGPNVIDVRKLYSETGMFTYDPGFTSTGSAYSAITYIDGEKGILLHRGYSIEELARDSNFLEVCFLLLNGELPTAAEFSDFDREVTYHSMLNEQVTYFLRGFRRDAHPMAIMIGVVGALSAFYHDNIDINDTAQREITKHRILAKMPTIAAMAYKYSIGQPFIYPRNDLTYSENFLHMMFAVPAEEYPVSSVLARAIDRLFILHADHEQNASTSTVRLAGSSGANPFACIAAGIASLWGPAHGGANEAVIKMLEEIGEAERIPEFIRRAKDKDDPFRLMGFGHRVYKNYDPRATVMRQSAHEVLEELGSRDEPLLKLAIELEKLALEDSYFVERKLFPNVDFYSGIILRAMGIPTDLFTVLFAVARTVGWLAQWDEMICDPGQKIGRPRQLYTGPAERPFIPISAR from the coding sequence ATGCCAGACAACAAGACTAATAGGGCAGATTACACATTAACATTAACCGATAAGAAATCAGGGAAAGACTTTGAATTACCAGTATTAATGGGAACAATGGGCCCTAATGTCATCGATGTTAGAAAACTATATTCTGAAACCGGAATGTTTACCTATGATCCTGGATTTACTTCCACCGGAAGCGCTTACTCAGCTATAACTTATATTGACGGCGAAAAAGGAATTCTTCTTCATCGTGGATACTCAATAGAAGAACTTGCCCGGGATAGTAATTTCTTGGAGGTATGTTTTTTATTGCTTAATGGAGAATTACCTACGGCGGCTGAGTTTTCGGATTTTGATCGCGAAGTTACTTATCATTCTATGCTCAATGAGCAAGTAACTTATTTTTTGCGTGGGTTCAGGCGAGATGCTCATCCAATGGCAATAATGATTGGAGTTGTTGGTGCTCTTTCTGCCTTCTATCACGACAATATCGATATAAATGATACTGCGCAGAGGGAGATCACCAAACATCGGATATTAGCAAAAATGCCCACCATTGCTGCTATGGCTTATAAATATTCGATTGGCCAACCATTTATTTATCCAAGAAATGACCTAACCTACTCTGAAAATTTTCTTCACATGATGTTTGCAGTTCCGGCAGAGGAATATCCCGTAAGTAGTGTGTTAGCCCGCGCCATTGATCGGTTATTTATCCTCCATGCGGATCATGAACAAAACGCGTCCACATCAACCGTTCGCTTAGCAGGTTCCTCTGGCGCTAACCCATTCGCCTGCATAGCTGCAGGAATAGCATCACTTTGGGGTCCGGCTCATGGTGGTGCTAACGAGGCGGTCATTAAGATGCTTGAAGAAATTGGCGAAGCTGAAAGAATTCCTGAATTTATAAGACGGGCCAAAGATAAAGATGACCCTTTTCGTCTGATGGGTTTTGGCCATCGCGTCTATAAAAACTATGATCCTAGAGCAACGGTGATGCGACAAAGTGCCCACGAGGTTCTGGAAGAACTAGGTTCAAGGGATGAACCTCTCTTAAAGCTTGCAATTGAGTTAGAAAAATTGGCTCTTGAGGACTCCTATTTCGTCGAGCGTAAATTATTTCCCAATGTAGATTTTTATTCAGGAATAATCTTGAGGGCTATGGGTATCCCTACAGACCTATTTACCGTCTTGTTTGCTGTTGCCCGGACCGTTGGGTGGCTAGCCCAATGGGACGAAATGATCTGTGATCCAGGACAAAAAATTGGTAGACCAAGGCAACTGTATACCGGTCCTGCTGAACGTCCATTCATTCCTATATCCGCCCGCTAA